A genomic stretch from Verrucomicrobiota bacterium includes:
- a CDS encoding cupin domain-containing protein: protein MPDPSKFTWRFVSFDETEREEVPGRIHHWYCKPGMVKHTDLLFVRAHLHPGQAHKFHFHPKMEEILYVLSGTAEQWVEKEKRIMRPGDSLYLPAGVIHGTYNTGGTLLDFLAVLSPASSGEPITVEVGDQEPWKSLRA, encoded by the coding sequence ATGCCCGACCCATCGAAGTTCACGTGGCGCTTTGTCTCCTTCGACGAAACCGAGCGCGAGGAGGTCCCTGGACGCATTCATCACTGGTACTGCAAGCCCGGCATGGTGAAGCATACCGATCTCCTTTTCGTCCGCGCCCATTTGCATCCGGGCCAGGCGCACAAATTCCACTTTCACCCGAAGATGGAAGAAATCCTCTACGTCCTGTCCGGCACGGCGGAGCAGTGGGTGGAGAAGGAAAAGAGGATCATGCGGCCGGGCGACTCCCTTTACTTGCCCGCCGGCGTCATTCACGGCACTTACAACACCGGCGGGACATTGCTCGACTTTCTCGCGGTGCTCTCGCCAGCGAGCAGCGGCGAGCCGATCACCGTCGAAGTGGGCGATCAGGAGCCTTGGAAATCGCTGCGCGCGTAA
- a CDS encoding YjgP/YjgQ family permease, with the protein MKTLHLYLTRQVVSTLLMTVAVFTFVLLLGSVLKEILALLVNRQATPGLVLQAVALLIPFVLAFALPMGMLTATLLVFGRFSADQELTAVRAGGVSLVSLITPILLLSAGMSVICGLMNLEIAPQCRVAYKNLLFRAGVEQSSMHLPEDRFVDDIPGCIIYVRKREGNDLRDVRFYRIEGDQIVTRVSAERGKIIVDQAAAKMRLLLENTIVEQRISREKQPKDSLPLEDETVTDANGVAHRRLLKPLWRTSPFPESKSAQHEWKSLLQDSFEPEPLDLKRDAQTQRKPKLSELSFSQLRSEVHKLETQGVDTTPAIVQLHRQIAFSFASLGFALIGIPLGIRAHRRETSVGVALALILVLIYYSFFVLGQAWQARPEFAPHLILWLPNFLFQAVGAVLLWRANRVG; encoded by the coding sequence TTGAAGACGCTGCACCTCTACCTCACGCGCCAGGTTGTTTCGACCTTGCTCATGACGGTCGCGGTGTTCACGTTCGTGTTGCTGCTGGGGAGTGTTCTGAAAGAAATCCTGGCGCTGCTGGTCAATCGCCAGGCCACGCCGGGCCTGGTGCTCCAGGCCGTCGCGTTGCTGATCCCGTTTGTGCTGGCGTTCGCGCTGCCGATGGGGATGCTCACGGCCACGTTGCTGGTGTTTGGCCGTTTCAGCGCGGATCAGGAATTGACCGCCGTGCGCGCCGGCGGGGTCAGCCTGGTTTCGCTCATCACCCCCATTCTTCTCCTGAGCGCAGGAATGAGTGTGATTTGCGGCCTCATGAATCTGGAAATCGCGCCCCAGTGCCGCGTGGCTTACAAGAACCTGCTCTTCCGTGCGGGCGTGGAGCAATCTTCGATGCACCTGCCCGAGGATCGCTTTGTGGATGATATCCCCGGCTGCATCATTTACGTCCGCAAACGCGAAGGCAACGACCTGCGTGACGTCCGGTTTTACCGGATCGAAGGCGACCAAATCGTCACGCGCGTCAGCGCTGAACGCGGCAAGATCATCGTGGACCAGGCGGCGGCCAAAATGCGGTTGCTCCTGGAGAACACCATCGTCGAACAACGAATCTCCCGCGAAAAGCAGCCCAAGGACTCGCTGCCCCTGGAAGACGAAACGGTCACGGACGCGAACGGCGTCGCGCATCGAAGACTGCTTAAGCCTTTGTGGAGGACCTCGCCTTTTCCGGAAAGCAAATCTGCGCAACACGAGTGGAAATCCTTGCTTCAGGATTCGTTCGAGCCCGAGCCGCTCGACCTCAAACGCGATGCGCAAACGCAGCGAAAACCGAAGTTGAGCGAGCTGAGTTTTTCGCAATTGCGCTCGGAAGTTCACAAGTTGGAAACCCAAGGCGTGGACACGACTCCGGCCATCGTGCAACTGCACCGGCAGATTGCTTTCTCCTTCGCCAGCCTGGGGTTCGCCTTGATCGGCATCCCGCTGGGCATTCGCGCGCACCGCCGGGAAACATCTGTCGGCGTGGCCCTGGCGCTGATTCTCGTGTTGATTTACTACAGCTTCTTTGTGCTGGGACAAGCGTGGCAGGCGCGTCCGGAGTTCGCGCCGCACCTGATTCTCTGGCTGCCGAACTTCTTGTTCCAAGCCGTCGGCGCCGTCCTGCTCTGGCGGGCGAACCGGGTGGGGTGA
- a CDS encoding GxxExxY protein: MKVLNELRPELDEKIYENALVIELRGLGFQIEQQKRFPVRYRGQLVGTLIPDLIVDGKVIVDPKVISAFADDHLAKMLGYLAITGLELAILLNFKFARLHWKRVVRSLKGAT; this comes from the coding sequence ATGAAGGTCTTGAACGAACTGCGGCCAGAACTCGACGAGAAGATCTATGAAAACGCGCTGGTGATCGAACTGCGCGGCCTGGGTTTCCAGATCGAGCAACAGAAGCGATTTCCCGTGCGGTATCGCGGGCAACTCGTCGGAACGCTCATCCCAGACCTGATCGTGGACGGCAAAGTCATTGTCGATCCGAAGGTGATTTCGGCATTCGCGGACGATCATCTCGCGAAGATGCTGGGTTACTTGGCGATCACGGGATTGGAATTGGCCATTCTGCTGAATTTCAAATTTGCACGATTGCACTGGAAGCGAGTCGTGCGCTCCCTCAAAGGAGCCACATAA
- a CDS encoding anion transporter, giving the protein MNKEILAILIFGFTYVLISGRRLKILPLNRPAAALLGSVLMVAAGVMTPEQAYRAVDYDTLVLLLGMMLISAYLFLAGFFDWAADWILRKAETPQSLLLYLILASGILSALLVNDTICLMLTPLVVAVMVRGKLPLAPYLLALSMSANLGSVATLVGNPQNMIIGHLSRIPFVRFSLALVPVAIVGLVIQYAVLRIGFRSVLDGAVIHRPQEGARPVNRGLLALAFAVLALVFAGFVAGLNLAWTALAGGALIMVLARRDTHEVLKLVDWHLLVFFAALFVVVEALNGTGLPEQIYERVRGIFGVSSTAQAWNLAWFSALGSNIFSNVPFVLVAGKWINNFAQPELMWKVLALATTYAGNLTILGSVANIIVVESARGQVEIGFWDYAKFGIPVTILTTVVGMALLLALS; this is encoded by the coding sequence ATGAACAAAGAAATCCTCGCCATCCTGATCTTCGGCTTCACTTACGTCCTGATCAGCGGACGGCGGCTCAAGATTCTGCCGCTGAACCGGCCCGCCGCGGCGCTGCTCGGATCGGTGTTGATGGTGGCCGCCGGGGTCATGACGCCGGAGCAAGCATATCGGGCCGTCGATTACGACACGCTCGTCCTGCTGCTGGGGATGATGCTGATTTCCGCTTACCTTTTCCTGGCCGGCTTTTTCGATTGGGCGGCGGACTGGATCTTGCGCAAAGCTGAAACTCCTCAGTCCTTGCTCCTTTATTTGATCCTGGCGTCCGGGATTCTCTCGGCGCTGCTGGTCAATGACACGATTTGTTTGATGCTGACGCCGCTCGTCGTGGCGGTGATGGTGCGCGGGAAGCTCCCGCTTGCTCCGTATCTGCTGGCGCTCTCGATGAGTGCCAATCTCGGCAGCGTGGCGACGCTGGTGGGAAATCCGCAAAACATGATTATCGGCCACCTTTCCCGCATTCCGTTCGTGCGCTTCTCACTGGCGCTCGTCCCGGTGGCGATCGTCGGACTGGTCATCCAGTACGCGGTGCTTCGAATCGGGTTCCGCAGCGTCTTGGACGGGGCAGTGATCCACCGGCCGCAGGAAGGCGCACGGCCGGTGAATCGCGGGTTGCTGGCCCTGGCTTTCGCCGTGCTGGCGCTAGTCTTTGCCGGATTTGTCGCCGGCCTCAATTTGGCGTGGACCGCGCTGGCGGGAGGCGCGCTGATCATGGTTCTGGCGCGACGGGACACGCATGAGGTGCTGAAACTCGTAGACTGGCACCTCCTGGTCTTCTTCGCGGCGCTGTTCGTTGTTGTCGAGGCGCTCAACGGGACAGGATTGCCGGAGCAAATCTACGAGCGGGTGCGCGGAATTTTCGGAGTGAGCTCGACGGCGCAGGCCTGGAATCTGGCCTGGTTCTCGGCGCTCGGCTCAAATATTTTTTCCAACGTCCCGTTCGTTCTTGTGGCCGGAAAGTGGATCAACAATTTCGCGCAACCGGAATTGATGTGGAAAGTGCTGGCGCTGGCGACGACTTACGCCGGAAACCTCACCATCCTGGGATCGGTCGCCAACATCATCGTTGTGGAATCTGCCCGCGGCCAAGTGGAGATCGGCTTCTGGGACTACGCCAAATTCGGCATTCCCGTCACGATTCTGACGACGGTCGTGGGGATGGCGCTGCTCCTGGCCCTCTCATAG